A stretch of Treponema vincentii F0403 DNA encodes these proteins:
- the rplI gene encoding 50S ribosomal protein L9: MKVILNEDVKHLGEEGDIKDVAKGYARNYLFPRNLAVPCNSFTLAHFESRKEEIEQRKAVKRQNAAGLKEQLEALTLTIVMPAGPNGKLYGAVTNQTISDELQKLGFEIERKRIELPGLTFKSVGHYNASLKLYEAAVAVLPIVVEAQPEAEKTSEAKPEKRSRRRQEGADAEPKTEAAEDSQAETAQEEAKAEEPAETQE; encoded by the coding sequence ATGAAAGTAATTTTAAATGAAGATGTCAAACACCTCGGTGAAGAGGGCGATATTAAAGATGTTGCCAAAGGCTATGCCCGTAACTATCTGTTTCCGAGGAATTTAGCAGTTCCCTGCAATTCTTTTACCCTTGCCCATTTTGAAAGCCGTAAGGAAGAAATAGAACAGCGGAAAGCCGTTAAACGGCAAAATGCGGCCGGTTTAAAAGAGCAGCTTGAAGCCTTGACCCTTACCATTGTAATGCCGGCAGGTCCTAACGGAAAATTGTACGGTGCGGTTACCAATCAGACGATTTCCGACGAGCTGCAGAAACTCGGATTTGAAATCGAACGCAAGCGCATCGAACTTCCCGGTCTTACCTTTAAGAGCGTAGGACACTATAATGCATCGCTCAAATTGTATGAAGCTGCCGTTGCAGTACTTCCAATCGTAGTAGAAGCACAACCGGAAGCTGAAAAAACCTCCGAGGCAAAACCCGAGAAACGCTCTCGCCGCCGTCAGGAAGGAGCGGATGCGGAGCCAAAGACGGAAGCAGCGGAAGACAGTCAGGCTGAAACAGCTCAAGAAGAAGCAAAAGCGGAAGAACCTGCCGAAACTCAGGAATAG
- the rpsR gene encoding 30S ribosomal protein S18, with translation MADEALNTVEVDVNTQENPREGGEERQGNNKKGKMFFRKKVCRFCSQKAKIDYKDPDSLRRFITERGKILPRRITGTCAKHQRKLALEIKRARALALLPYVVD, from the coding sequence ATGGCAGATGAAGCATTGAATACTGTTGAAGTAGATGTAAATACACAAGAAAATCCTCGGGAAGGAGGAGAAGAACGGCAAGGAAATAATAAAAAAGGAAAAATGTTTTTCCGCAAAAAAGTTTGCCGTTTCTGCTCTCAGAAGGCAAAGATCGATTATAAAGATCCGGATTCTTTGCGCCGCTTTATTACCGAACGCGGAAAGATTTTGCCGCGCCGTATTACCGGCACCTGTGCAAAGCATCAGCGCAAGCTTGCTCTCGAAATTAAACGGGCACGTGCACTGGCTCTGCTTCCGTACGTTGTAGACTAA
- the ssb gene encoding single-stranded DNA-binding protein has protein sequence MADINHVVLVGRLTRDAELKYTQGGAAVCRFSIAINRRRKNGEEWVEEANYFDIVLWGRQGEALNQYLVKGKQVAVEGELRQNRWEQDGQSRSKVEIIANNLQLLGGGSGSGQQMNNGNQGTYQRSNAPSAYQARQNTPPPNDGYESDFDNANYDNIPF, from the coding sequence ATGGCAGATATAAACCATGTCGTACTTGTCGGCAGGCTTACCCGCGATGCGGAATTAAAATATACCCAAGGTGGCGCTGCCGTATGCAGATTTTCGATTGCAATCAACCGGCGGCGTAAAAATGGTGAAGAGTGGGTTGAAGAAGCAAACTACTTTGATATCGTGCTTTGGGGCAGACAGGGAGAAGCGCTCAATCAGTACCTTGTAAAAGGAAAACAGGTCGCTGTTGAGGGAGAACTTCGGCAAAATCGATGGGAGCAAGACGGACAATCCCGCAGTAAAGTAGAAATTATCGCGAATAATCTTCAGCTTTTAGGCGGCGGTTCCGGAAGCGGCCAGCAGATGAATAACGGCAATCAGGGAACGTATCAGCGATCAAACGCTCCTTCGGCATATCAAGCGCGGCAAAATACACCGCCGCCTAATGACGGATACGAATCCGACTTTGATAATGCCAATTATGACAATATTCCATTTTAA
- the rpsF gene encoding 30S ribosomal protein S6 has product MRKYELMTVFPIEEAQFKPGIEDVRSVLGDFSVQIDSEDPFGDRELTYEIKKRTKGRYVLFNIHAEPDKIIELDHKFKLNQNLLTFLFIKVDE; this is encoded by the coding sequence ATGAGAAAGTATGAATTGATGACTGTCTTTCCCATTGAGGAAGCGCAGTTCAAGCCGGGCATTGAAGACGTCCGATCCGTTTTAGGAGACTTCAGCGTTCAAATTGATTCCGAAGATCCGTTCGGAGACCGCGAGTTAACGTATGAAATCAAAAAAAGGACGAAGGGTCGCTATGTGTTATTCAATATCCATGCCGAACCGGATAAGATTATTGAACTAGATCATAAATTTAAATTGAATCAAAATCTTTTAACCTTTTTATTTATCAAAGTTGATGAATAA
- a CDS encoding adenylate/guanylate cyclase domain-containing protein: MSCTKEERLYASHGIYDISNIDNDTVYTLKGSWGYAEKEFVSAVMPLDAYMHFQPLESAWTSYTPPQPVQGYASYAIKIRGFEPEKVYAIHFTRTSSAFTVFLNGELFYASGVPGKKFEEEIFDWHADTVILPLDHENEATIVIHLSNFHDRNPGVETPFLFGLYTTLQAKKALDKLISSGIFSILLSMATFFISLFLFYRKETTAGIFGFLCYGFAVRTLCYNDFLLRDFFPGVSTDIMYRLGYLTFPLCAVFTFLFILNLFIKKPSKIFYFLTIPLLLYGVMTLIAPMPVFVGILLIVQLYILCLSVIAFAVVAHALIKRKPFALMFLISFLFFISAAIFDALISNGIINAPFISHFAILMLMIPMAFIVIRHFSAAFKTQEQMIEVIEKTNISFERFFPNEFLQFLDKKNVTDISLGDNTHKNMFIAFIHLGINAKLLSSQAREELLILYNTVIQAANPVIKKHDGFIDKYLTDGLMVLFYGSAEKTVDCIIEITQLIKKINLHRQEQSLPPIHISSGIHYGKLMMGTIGETERMDTTVISDVVNISSRMHNYATQKNVNVIISETVREQLPESYWRTHACFYYGKIQFHGKKNLINVYEVDLL; the protein is encoded by the coding sequence ATGTCTTGTACAAAGGAAGAACGGTTGTATGCTTCACACGGTATTTACGATATTTCGAATATCGATAATGATACGGTATATACTCTAAAAGGCTCTTGGGGGTATGCAGAAAAAGAATTTGTTTCCGCGGTTATGCCGCTTGATGCATATATGCATTTTCAGCCGCTTGAATCTGCATGGACAAGCTATACTCCTCCTCAGCCGGTACAAGGATATGCCTCGTATGCGATAAAAATCCGCGGTTTTGAGCCTGAAAAAGTATATGCAATTCATTTTACGCGTACATCCTCGGCTTTTACCGTATTTTTGAATGGAGAATTATTCTATGCATCGGGAGTTCCCGGAAAAAAATTTGAAGAGGAGATTTTCGATTGGCATGCCGATACGGTTATCTTGCCGCTTGATCACGAAAACGAAGCAACTATTGTCATTCATTTATCGAATTTTCACGATAGGAATCCGGGGGTAGAAACGCCCTTTCTTTTCGGCCTATATACAACATTGCAAGCAAAAAAAGCGTTGGATAAACTTATTTCCTCCGGAATATTTTCTATTTTATTGAGTATGGCGACTTTCTTTATTTCTTTATTCCTATTTTACAGGAAAGAGACTACTGCCGGAATTTTCGGTTTTCTTTGTTACGGCTTCGCCGTCAGAACTCTTTGTTACAATGATTTTTTATTGAGAGATTTTTTTCCGGGTGTATCGACGGATATTATGTATAGGCTAGGATATTTAACTTTTCCGCTTTGTGCCGTCTTTACATTTCTCTTTATCCTTAATCTATTTATTAAAAAACCGTCAAAAATCTTTTATTTTTTGACTATTCCGCTCCTCTTATACGGTGTAATGACGCTTATTGCACCGATGCCGGTATTCGTCGGGATATTGCTGATTGTGCAGCTGTATATATTATGTCTCTCCGTTATTGCATTCGCAGTGGTAGCCCATGCATTAATTAAACGAAAACCGTTTGCATTGATGTTCTTAATTTCATTCTTATTTTTTATAAGTGCGGCAATATTTGACGCTTTAATTTCGAACGGTATCATCAACGCTCCGTTCATCTCTCATTTTGCGATATTAATGTTGATGATACCGATGGCGTTTATTGTAATCCGGCATTTTTCAGCAGCTTTTAAAACGCAGGAACAGATGATCGAGGTAATTGAAAAGACGAACATATCTTTTGAACGATTCTTTCCGAATGAATTTTTGCAATTTTTGGATAAGAAAAACGTTACGGATATTTCACTTGGTGATAACACTCATAAGAATATGTTTATTGCTTTTATTCATCTCGGTATTAATGCAAAGCTTTTGTCGAGTCAAGCACGTGAGGAGTTATTGATTTTATATAATACGGTCATTCAAGCCGCCAATCCTGTTATCAAAAAGCATGACGGGTTTATCGATAAATACCTAACAGACGGGCTTATGGTGCTGTTCTACGGCAGTGCCGAAAAAACCGTTGATTGTATTATTGAAATTACGCAGCTTATTAAAAAAATCAATCTCCATAGACAAGAGCAATCATTACCGCCAATTCATATTTCATCGGGAATTCATTATGGGAAACTGATGATGGGTACCATCGGAGAAACGGAACGGATGGATACTACCGTTATCTCCGATGTTGTCAATATTTCTTCCCGTATGCACAACTATGCAACTCAAAAAAATGTTAATGTCATTATCAGCGAAACCGTTAGGGAACAGCTTCCCGAAAGCTATTGGCGCACCCATGCCTGTTTTTATTACGGAAAAATACAATTTCACGGCAAAAAAAATTTAATAAATGTTTATGAGGTTGATTTACTATGA
- a CDS encoding adenylate/guanylate cyclase domain-containing protein, whose protein sequence is MKKILLGALPFFCMLVIITFISKAKPIQHLKEHSVTVQHGLLTLPAHTDTDIFSINGQWHFTPNQFYYFSDATRPLYGPFPGRLSETVMQTDYGYASYGLRIVGLNPDKVYALQLNHILSSCTIVINGIDRAGQGQPGISAQTEIPGKTISIATFKPLKNGTADVIINMSNFHNRYGGTDQSITLGSAEMLNQSFVFNLLFYNIACTVLLLFSMFFIVLHLNYKKMPYILWFAFTAITISIRISVFYPHILAHIWPSIPWKLYFVLRYSSMPLASLFFTVFIKKMFNIRHKYIYWGIISICLISTAVIACFSTSFISRYLYIQQAIIFIATIYNAIIIIQALLKKQRGAGWIAAVLSILAGFALYDTLVSQWVISGKLLLQEGAMVAIIIAVIMSIDGYATSIYEIERLVEEQKKIQTALRRFFPNQLLLFLQKNSITEIHTGDSSELSMTVLSIDIRSFTSISEQLTPDEVFVLLNKYFALVAPIIRKYGGVIMKFLGDGFTALFSQSPDRVVACGIEIQKRLQEENIQLRNLSPIRAGIGIDTGKILLGVIGNDSRLDSVVISNTCYTAEELQAATKIYSNTIIISESILKLLQDPGVFHIRCVQEAAVIDGRELPVLYEVYDCDIPDTREKKQKTASYIEKALKKIQEKSYANAKTYIAKSLEIFPDDPLALHYQKVIQEAIYNL, encoded by the coding sequence ATGAAAAAGATACTCTTAGGGGCTTTGCCTTTTTTCTGTATGTTAGTTATCATCACATTTATTAGTAAGGCAAAACCGATACAGCACCTTAAGGAGCATTCGGTAACTGTTCAGCATGGACTTTTAACATTGCCTGCGCATACCGATACCGATATATTCAGTATAAATGGCCAATGGCATTTTACTCCTAACCAATTCTACTATTTTAGTGATGCTACGCGGCCGTTATACGGACCGTTTCCCGGAAGGCTCAGCGAAACAGTGATGCAAACCGATTACGGTTATGCCTCGTACGGGTTGCGTATTGTCGGACTTAATCCCGACAAAGTATATGCCCTACAGTTGAACCATATTCTTTCCAGCTGCACAATCGTCATTAATGGCATTGATAGGGCGGGGCAGGGGCAGCCCGGCATATCAGCACAAACCGAAATACCGGGTAAAACAATCAGTATTGCTACGTTTAAACCGTTAAAAAACGGTACGGCCGATGTTATTATCAATATGTCGAATTTTCACAACCGTTATGGGGGAACCGATCAATCGATTACACTCGGTTCTGCAGAGATGTTAAATCAGTCGTTTGTATTCAATCTTTTATTTTATAATATTGCATGTACCGTATTGCTTCTATTCAGTATGTTTTTCATCGTATTGCATTTAAATTATAAAAAAATGCCCTATATATTATGGTTTGCATTTACTGCTATCACGATTAGTATCCGAATTAGCGTATTCTATCCGCATATTCTTGCGCATATCTGGCCGTCAATTCCATGGAAGTTATATTTTGTTTTACGCTATTCTTCAATGCCGCTTGCATCCTTATTTTTTACGGTATTTATTAAGAAGATGTTTAACATTCGGCATAAATATATTTATTGGGGCATTATTAGTATATGCCTTATATCAACTGCTGTTATCGCCTGTTTTTCAACGTCTTTTATATCCCGTTATTTATATATACAGCAAGCCATTATATTTATTGCAACTATCTATAACGCGATAATTATTATTCAGGCATTGCTTAAAAAACAGAGGGGCGCCGGATGGATTGCTGCCGTATTATCCATTTTGGCCGGTTTTGCACTATATGACACACTCGTAAGCCAATGGGTTATTTCAGGTAAACTGCTGTTACAAGAAGGCGCAATGGTCGCGATTATTATTGCAGTTATTATGAGTATTGACGGATATGCCACCTCCATATATGAAATTGAACGGCTTGTAGAAGAACAGAAGAAAATTCAAACAGCCTTGCGCCGTTTCTTCCCTAATCAATTATTACTTTTTCTTCAAAAAAACAGTATTACGGAAATACATACCGGTGATTCTTCGGAACTATCTATGACAGTTCTTTCAATTGATATTCGATCTTTTACCAGCATATCCGAACAGCTGACCCCTGACGAAGTTTTTGTACTGCTTAATAAATATTTTGCATTAGTAGCCCCTATTATTCGGAAATACGGCGGGGTAATTATGAAATTTTTAGGAGATGGTTTTACGGCGTTATTTTCCCAAAGTCCCGATAGAGTAGTAGCCTGTGGAATTGAAATTCAGAAAAGATTACAAGAAGAAAATATACAATTAAGAAATCTGTCTCCGATTAGAGCCGGCATCGGAATTGATACGGGGAAGATTCTTTTAGGGGTTATCGGGAATGATAGCCGGTTAGATAGTGTTGTTATTTCAAATACCTGTTACACCGCAGAGGAGCTGCAGGCTGCAACAAAGATATATTCCAACACAATCATTATTTCCGAGTCAATCCTCAAATTGCTCCAAGATCCGGGAGTTTTTCATATCCGCTGTGTGCAAGAGGCGGCGGTTATTGACGGACGAGAGCTCCCGGTTCTCTATGAAGTATACGATTGTGACATACCGGATACGCGAGAAAAAAAACAAAAGACAGCATCATATATTGAAAAAGCGTTGAAAAAAATCCAAGAAAAAAGCTATGCCAATGCAAAGACCTATATTGCAAAATCATT